A region of the Dreissena polymorpha isolate Duluth1 chromosome 6, UMN_Dpol_1.0, whole genome shotgun sequence genome:
GTGACGCAATGGGTctgtcacgggttcgatccgcACTGTGGAGCATTTTAAAGATTTCCCTTCATACACCAAGTTAATGTTCTACAcgggaaacggactcgagagcgtttcaaccAGCCGTAGACTTtccatgcaatcaagcttaaattaatgagtcgtgttctgagaaaactatgcataatgcatgtgcgtaaagtgtcgtcccggattagcctgtgcagtccgcacatgctaatcagggacgacattttccgcttttatggtatgtttagtttCAACAGAggccctccttaccgaaaatcaagtttaagcggaaagtgtcgtccctgattagcctgtgcggctaatctgggacgacactttacgcacctgcattaagtccagttttctcagaacgcgactcaaataaaaacgaaaatattgttatatttcttcctttatttttaaatgttgatcCCTAAAAAATGATCAAAGGTAGAACAAATCATGAAGAACTCAACCTGAAACACCAAAAACTTAGGGTGGGCACGAAAGATTGGGGTCGGTCGGATGAGTGTAATAACCAACTTTTTACGTCTTATTTGGTAACGAAATAACACAATAGTATCTTTTAAACCAATCGAGTGATTCCCTTTGTCAGGCGCCGTTCCGTGCACGTGAGTCGATTGCGTCACTGGTGACGTATCTGAAGTCGGGAGCGGAAAACCACCTGCAGCTCGTGCGAATGTTCTACCGGTGGATCACGTTTAACATTGCGTAAGAAAACATTGTtaatattataaaacaattatatatttattatttattgctttttACGAATTgcaaacattatcaaaatataagGTAACAGTTGCGTAAGGTTTGTTAACACAGAGCTTCGAAATTCACCACGACAATCGCCCATCTCGATCAAACGGGTATATTCGCTTATAGAAAGTTTGGTCGTTAATCGCAATCGAAAGAATAAAGCATCCTACAATTGATAACCTTGCCTCACGACTTTGACATTTTTCATGTTTCATTAAGGTCAGTTATCAGGTAATTTTTAAATAACTGACACCGATGAAAGTGATGCCTAGTCAATATAACTAAAATAACAGTACCTGCGCCACTAACTAATAGGTCAATTTTACCTGACAGGCTATATGCCTATCAAATATGCACATAAAACGGCTTGTAATGACTGTGTATGCCACGATGCAGAAACAAAAACCCAAACAGTTTAGTGACGAGTATGTTGTTAGATTGAGCCAAGGTAATTTGTAGTAATATATCAATGATAACCAAAGCTTTAAGCATGCTTATTAGACCGTGTCGGTATGCAGGATCAAATGAGCCCCGCTCTAGAAAAACGGGGTTCAgtgcatgtgcacaggctaatcatggactacGCTtccagcctaaactggattttcgcattttcgcaaGGTGAAATTTTTGTAAACaagaacaaacaaacataactatggaaagtgtggtccccgattagcctgtgtggagtgcacaggcttatctgggatgacacgttacgcacatttattaaaccccgttttcccacaaCGCGGCTCAAATCAGCCGTACTAAACCCGCCATTCTTTACGTGTGATCAGGTTTGACGTGGAGGGCTACTACGGGGAGACGCAGCTTCAGTCGGTGGAGCCCGAAGGCGTGCTGCAGGCCGGTCTCACCATCTCCGAGGGGTACGCCAACCTCATGCAGGCCATGTGCAAGTGAGCATGCGCAGAAtttctatttgtttgttttcgcttgtttatatattgttatgattgaaTGTAGTAATGTCCGGTTTCCCCATATCAGTGGGATACGCCGACCTCTCGCAGGCCATGTGCAAGTGAGCATGCGcaggaaatatatttgagtttCGCTCAGagaaatagggcttaatgcatgttcgttaagtggcGTCCCAAttctgttcagtccgcacaggcctatcagggacgacacttcccggcTAAATTgaatgtttgtttagaagaggCTTCGTGTAAGAGAGCAATTCCATAATAGCGGACTTGTCGTCCCttattaatctgggacgacactttacgcacatgcataaagctccaTTTTCCATGAGGGAAgctcatttgtttgttttgcgCTTGTTTGCTATGATTGAGTTCAGTGGAAATAAATGCGGAATACAAGGaacgtttatttttgtttattaagaTTACATTGATACAACTATTGATGTCCTGATATTTGAAAACCTTTGTTGTGACAGTGTTGAATTTTCGTGAAGAAAGTATATTTTGACTGATGAAGCGCTACCATTATCAGGttaaaaatcttcaaatgcaCTAGTTATTGAATAAGACGGGCcacgttatgagaaaactggatttaatgcatatgcgtaaagtgtcgtcccatattagcttgtgcagtccgctctggctaatcatggacgacactttacgctttaatggtatttttcgttcaaatgatGTCTCTtgttagcgaaaatcaagtttatgcggacagtgtagtccctgataagcctgtgcggactgaatcggctaatctgggacgacaaattacgcacgtgcattaagccccgttttcacagagcgaggctcatttagaAGTAAACCATTAGATATATCGGTTTGTCATGATCCACTTGTCAGGTTCGAGGGTATCCCGGTCAAGGTCATTCAGGGGATCGTCAAGGGCTACGAATACCAGATCGGCGACATTATCAACTTCACAGAGTCCCACCTGTGGCACTTCTGGAACGCCGTCTACATCAACAAGAACTGGTTCTTCGTCGACTGCACCTGGGGAGCTGGTCTCGTAGACCGGAAGCGGAACTGGATCCGACAGTTTCAGGTAAGGAATCTCTGGTTGTGTGGGCGTAAGTGTGCCATGTTATGCGTGCTGTCAAGTATTTGGTGAGGATCTGCTTTTGTTTTCAACACGAATATTGTATTATTCACGTGTTCATTATTAATGGCAGGACATTTGGCAAATATTCAGCAACACCAAAAAgcttaaaaagcaaacaaaaccCAATACAATAACACAAAAGACGACAGCATACTGACCGAAAATACaccattttataaaattgttcaCGGCATTTTTCTTTACAAATCGATATGATTTTATCTGTTATTCCAATAAACAAATTCAAACCATCATCCGAAAAATCCCGCACCAATTTCAGGATAGATGTTTTCCTTATATTAATACTCTTATCTCATGCGGTTCaggaattttatttcatcgtgGACCCTGACAAGATGATCGTCGACCACTTCCCGTTCATGGACAACGACCTGCGAGAGAGCGCCAAGTGGCAACTACTGGCGTCTCCTGTCAGCGCTAACTCCTTTAATCAGAGGCGAGTACCTTGTTCAAGTTGTAAGGGGTGTGGGTAATGTAGTAAAATATCTCCAAGAACATTCTTTTGAACATTGTTGATTAATGCGAAAAGAACAGATTCGGCAACAGGTATTTGAAACATTCAAGGAAACAGCTTTCAGGAACCAAATTATTCAAAAATCCTATTGACCCAATACTATTCCCGAAAACGTtcagttatttaaattatttcttaataaaagGAAGTCTTAACAGGAAAGCATTGCTCCTGTTAACCAAAAGCACGAAATCTTCATAAATTTCCTTCAAAACATTAGCTCTGAACAGACGCCGTCAAATGCGCCAATTAAAGTCAGGCGCATGCGCGCGCACTGTTTCAGACTGAAGCTTGAGCGCGCGGCCCTGGAGTGGGACGTTAAGCCAGTGACGCACACGCAGCACCACATCATCACGGTGCGGCGCGAGATCGAGATACAGCTGCAGGAGGTGGCGGACATACTCGAGGAGTACTCAGTACAATTCCAGGTTGGCTTGTATTTTTGTGATTTGAATTTTTAGACATTTTCAAAAGCCGATTAACCAGTACTATGTGCACATACTTGTGAGATAATTGTCAACTGCCTTATTTTATCGCAGTTAGGGGAGAAAGGTCGTAGGAATATTTTCGTGACTAATCTTCACTTTATGGCCGGGCGGGGAATCAAACGCGCGATAGGTCGCAGTGGTATAGGGGAtagggtgtccgcctagcgacagggAAGTCACGTGTTCGATCcacaccgtgggagcgttctaaAGATTTCcttcatagacaccaagtactggttctaggcccaagaAATTGACTCGAGAGCGTtccaaataagccttaggctttctattcaatcgagctaaaataaatacatgtaggtataaACTAAATGCGCGATCCTCGGATTTGCAGTCCAGCTCAATGCCAACTCATCAAGCCGGTCCGGTTTTTAAACGTGAAAAAAGTCATTATTATCAACCTGACATGCGCAAGGTCCAGACGACTCGAAAAGTATCTAATGGAGTAATCCTCTTTTAAAAATAAGCTTCTTCACTTCGACATGGATACCGTAGGACTTCGCAAATATCAAGATGAGATATAACATATTTGCACTGGCCATTTCTTTGTTTAGGTACGggacatttattataaataggCACCAGAGATTGGCATGCATTGGGTTTCAAATACCCGGTAGAAACAAATTGCAATTGAAGCTTTTAATGAAACAAACGTTACAATTTTGTCTGAATTAAACCTCGTTGGAAGAGTTTGATCGAGTCATTGTATTAGagattattgttataaataataaatagacGTAATACGGGGTTCATCGGTCAGGTAGCAGGTTGAATCTGGCCTCGATGTCTTTAAAATAATCTCCAGTCTGACGATTCTATACTAACCGCTTACTGGATCGGATGTTATCCCCGTGGAGGTCAAGTTCAGATAAGTTTCAATATTCAATCATCGCCTTCTTgtcttttaataattgttttttcaCTCCATGGGGATGAAAGCGAAACGTCTTTGTAGAGTAAGATATTTGATTGCTTGAAAAACGGACGCCACGATGTTTTTTTAAACGGTCAACTTAACGTAACCTCTTACTAATATGTGATGTCGTCAGATAATCACAAGCATGGGTATGATTGAAAGAAGATTGTATCTGTCACTGCCTGCGCTATGTTGTCGTTGATTGTATACTGGCGTTATCTGATTATCAGCATCAATATAGATTGTTCctaaaacatattaaatgttcTTAATAATTTTCAAGTCGTATTGCACTATATGTTGATAAACGACACGTTTGTTTCAGAGAAAGGACGGCAGCCGGAATCTTGACCAGTTTTTCTTTGCGTGCAAACTGAACAACCGGACGCTCAAGATAACCCTTCGTCCACCGGAACAAGTAGACTATATTCTGAACATCTATGGTCAGAAAAGCCTGGACGCTTCCGGAAAGTCCGAGGTATTGGTCACGTACATACTTAAGTGCGTCGACGTGCTCGAGGAACTTCGGCAGTTTCCGCCGAATTTCCGAATCTACGGCGCCGTGCCGAACTATCAAAAGTTTGGTTTCAGTTCCGATATTACGAAGTGCTGTGAATACACGTGCAATTCCGGTGAAATGATTTTACCTATTAAAACGAAACGTAGCGTGAAAGTTATGACTAAACTTGAGCACATTGACGAAAAAGCTGACCTCACTAACTTCTGCCTTGTCACTGCGAAGGAACACGGGATATCTATCAAAATGCGATTTCCTTTTGAAGGGTATTACAAATTCACGCTTTTCGGAAAGGAAGACGACGCCGGTAATTTTCGGCCGGTGGCTACGTTTTTAATCGACTGTAACCAGGCTAGTCACGTGCACTCCGGATTTCCGGTTGCCTTTGACGCGGCGCTCGAGCTGAAGTGCACGCTTTTCAAGCCTCTGTGGAAGGACCTTCCGGCGAACTCCACCATCACCGTTGTTATGGGCTGCGAAAACATCGTCAAGGCAAGTCTCATGTACAAAGATCTCGTGATGGACGAGAATCACGTGTTCGAGGGAACGGTCACCACGCCACCTGCCGGCCAACCGTTCACTATATACGGGCAGCAGACGGAGAAGAGTCCGCTGGTGGGACTATTTCACTTCACCGTATTCTGACGCAAAGTACATCCTAATAAATTTAGGTTTTATTTATGGCGATTTATGCCGAAATTAATATTCGAATATTCCATCATAAATCTTTTCTAATATCATCCcgatcgtcaaacgatgcatatgaTTTGAACATAAAAGCTGTTGAAGCGAATACCACAATaagtatttgaatattttatcatATACTAAGACAGAACTTGAGAAACGATTGAGCTGCTAAAACTTTCTGAGTGTTTAGTAGCTACACATATACTTCGTGAGACAAATGATTAAATGTACTAACTATTCTCAGCTACATGTGTGTTGTCAGGATTTAAACTTGTGTTACGTGAGAGCAAAGTCCTGCACTACCACTGGATCACTTAGGCTCTAAGTCAGTTGGTGTTCATGGCTTATAAAAGTCATGTTATCAATAATCGTATACTACAAATTATGGATAAAAGCTTTACAAACgccttttattgatttttattcatgCTTAGATCTTTTTTTTTCGATTGTTATACTTAAACGAACTATTATTTAAATAGCATTCTTAGTTGCGAATCTATTTTCGCTTGTTTAAGTTTGGAATAACATTCGTTggaaaattatcattttgaaaatCATTATTCGCATCCTTTAAAATCTGTgtgtatgttatttaaaatacaagTTGTTTTCAATTATAATATCATTACAAAGACTAATtggttatacatttttattttcacaaatgtACAATATAATTGTTCTCGGTGAATATCTTAAGTATATTAGTAgttgatatttttgttaatatttgtgtgGAAACGTAACCTGGCCTTAGGTCAGCACATAATCCAAATGCCATTAAAAAGACTCGTCCGAGACAATTTTTACATGGTAATTATATAGTTGATACAACATGATAATATATCTATAATACTAAAATcgtaataatacatatattactTCAGCTCTAAATGTCCGCAAAATACATTCTCTTCTACCAGTTAGGTGCTTTATTTTATGCAGCCAACATTTCacattataaaaatatgaaatgttttaacaTTATCTGAATAATTGTTGTAAACAGTTTTGGCAACATATACTCTACATCGCTCAATCGTTTTGCATTACAATCGATTCATAATTGtcaaaattttaatttataattaacattTGCAAAACTCTTTGTACAAAATAACTCAACGTTCGTTGTATAATGAACGCTGATTTATAGACATCAGCTTTTGTAGAAACCTGACAAGAACTTTAGCCAGGAAATTTTCCGATTGGTCTATTTGTGAACGGGTCATTTTGATTATATTTATCTGTTCCCCGATGAATGagcatattatatataacatattcaccAGACTATTTCCACCAAATCCACGGCCCATTCTCTAGGGGCGGAGTTTTCTCCCCAGTACCCTGAGCCACGCCCCTTGACAACATGTTCCCGCCTTTATTGACGTACATGACCGGCCAGACGACATACTCCAGGAATGCTCCACGCGTCGTGTACTCCTTGAAGATGGCTTTGTTAAACTGAATCCGGGCACCACTGGTACGTTTCTGACCGTTCGTATTCCTTCCGGTCTGGCGAGCGGAAATACCATGGGACGACTTTCGTTGTTTGACGTCAAGCACTAATGagaaaaacatgtatttcattgaaaacagtatttAACGAAACTTGTTTTTAGTTATCATTCGAGAATATTATTATCAGCACCACAGGATATGTTTATAGATATTTAGATTTTAGAAAAGGACAACCAATTAATACCGTCAAACGATCAGAAGAAAGTATTGGGAACATTAGCTGAAAAGTGAAGTTGTTGATATCGAAGgtcatttatgatttaaaaaacacactacaAAAGCATTGTCCACTACACGGCAATCTAATTGCTGAAAAATGAGCTAACCAAACTTCAAGCAAGTTGAGACACAAATGCTTTCCTAACCTACGATATAACGAGTTTAGGGGTTCATACCGCGTTCCTCAAGACCAAGGTCCGGCCTCCCCGGGCACTCCACAAAGACAGGCGGGTCAGATGCCGCCATCAGCAGACAGAGTCGTGCGCACTCTAACAGGTAAGCTTTAACGTCATCATTACTCAACAGATGGCTCACTCGATCATCGGCGCCAATAGACGCAACGATCTGCTCAATTTGCTGTAATTATGACCATCATGAAAATTATCTGCATCTAAATAATAACACTTGAAGATGAAGAGTCCTACAAAGCACATGGAGCTTTTTAAAAGCGCAGGTTAAAAATATGGACCATTATTTTGCATGTTAGAAAGGACCTTCTTACATACATCCAATCAGCACGGGTACACAAGAATTTGTCTTGCGTATTTGCATGCAGTTTGATTTTTAAGTACTTCCTACGAATAAGTCATGAAATAACTGAAAACATATCAATTTGAACAGATATTTTAAAGTCCGCTGAACAAAGAAGATATGCAGTATGAAGACgaagataaatatgttttaaccgGCTTCAACGACGGAACTATTCCTTATAAACAAGCGGCTACAATATACCTGTGGACAATAATTGACGTGTTTCAGGATTCCTCGCTTTCTGCGATCTTTCAGTGGTTTCGTCAAAATCGCATCATTCTGAATTGATGacactaataattatataactcTTAATGTCAAAACACATAACACAATTACACCACAATTAAGCATGAACGAACTCCCTTACGCAGTAATACCCACAACGTCGCATTTCGTTCGTTGCACATGGAAACTTGGAATAATCTGGTGATAATAATTTACGCTAGTTTAAAAAAGGGTATAACGTTCGcaaaaattaatgtaaaaaaatcaatattgcaTAATATCATAAGGAACAACGAATTCTAAATTTAAATGTTGTACGTGATATGAATAACGGCCAGGGATGTATCAACATTTTAATACCCCGCTATATCGTTGCGGGTGTATAACACCCCGCTATATCGTTATGGGTGTATAATACCCCGTTATATCGTTAGGGGTGTATACTAGTCCGCTATATCGTTACGGGTGTATAACAACCTGCTTTATCATTACGGGTGTTTAATACCTCGCTATATCGTTACGGCTGTATAATACCCCGCTATATCGTTATGGGTGTATAACACCCCATTATATCGTTAAGGGTGTATAATACCCCGCTATATCGTCACGGGTGTATAAAACCCCACTATTTCGTTACGGGTGTATAATTCGACCATTTGAGTACCTTGTCCTCCTCTACAAGGAACCATCTTGTCAAATACTGCCAAGAATCCTCTATCTCCGCATAACAAAACACGTTTGTAATCTGTAAGTATAAAGGTatgctatattattattattttattattattattattattattattattattattattattattataattattctgtGCATAATGATCTGCGTGGTATATGTTATACGATCCATTTCCCACgtttatttattcaacttaaataCTCTCCTTTTGCAATAATTCCATTGTTATAATGCCAATCACTATCGCGGTCATGTACTACGTACGATATTATATGATGTACACTACTTATAGCTGAATGATAACTTCCTTTTCAAGTGACCTTTTGATGTGTAATATAACATTGTTAAGACTTACGATGTTTACGCGGTAATACGTTTGTGTTCTGTTCCGTTTTATACACGTTATTAGGTTACTTAGTTTATAAGCCATTTGaaagtttatattttgttaataatttccGGAAATGGTATATATTATACTGAAAGAAATGTACAGACGTTTAACATTTTATcttgaaatacatgtacttctgttGTCATCCATCAAGCATTTACATCAGACGAATCAAGCATAATCAATTGAATTTAAACGCAAGGAATATTCATTACGTTGTACGTATAAATtgcacaatctccacgcagagttgtcgttccacgCCCTCACAAACAATTTCtaccatcacaagaaaatcctaccagatttggtaggattttacttctttgtttatgtatcatgttgtgaaaaatagtatcattttcttaaatatttggaAAATTGTGTAtcagtttaggttcataataaaaataaattaacttaattaaaaaataaaattaacaatggGAAATTATTATACAACGTGGccaggctatcatcacgtggttggttataaaggcagggatttgattcagctatgctggttccagtcaaatctctgcgcggaggttgtaaATTGCATTTAACACGGCCATGAGTAATTAACAGTTAAGACAGAAATCCATCACCACGCCATTTGTTTGTCTGTCCaaagattttttaaaatgtattgaattttgaaagtatatatataagtgctttatatttttacGACAAATATAAACCCATCATCTGGTATACTTAATCCTTCTTTGACAGGTTTTTACTGGTCAGAAAGATATGAGCCGTGTTCGGGGAAACTGGACTTCATCCATGTGCGTAAaatttcatcccagattagccagagcaGTCTGCACAatcttatcaaggacaacactttccgcttttatggaatttttcgtataagggaagtctcttctaaacgaaaatcgaGTTTAtacggaaattgtcgtccctaacTACAATATGcatactgcacatgcttatctgggacgacacttaacgctcatgcttACAGCCCAAAACGAGGCTCATCTTGTAATGTCTTTACCATGAACATGTCCAGTAGGAAATCAATGGTTTCTCTTTCCGCTCCATACATTATTCTATTCACGGTCGAGTATGCGGTGGTCCACTGGTTGTCGTACAGTTCACTGAACATCTCTGCCAGTTTTGTAGGCCTGAACTGGTCACTGAGATCGGCGATGTTCGGATTGTTGTCACGTAGTTTTGATGACATAACAGCGCTCAGTCTGATACGAGAATGGTGCATGCGTAAGACGTGCAAACAATTCTTATTATTCTCTTATTGTTTTTCTACATAAAAATCGAAATTGATATCAAGGCAGATTAAAAATAATCATTACGTTTCAAATGTTACACAATACCTATTCAAACTGCTCGGCTTTTTTCATAGGCGTAGCGTCAAAAATAATGTTGTCCTCATCTTGGTTTAATGTATTCGCTCGGGTTTATATGAGCTTTTATTCGATTTCTAAGAATGCAAAACGGTCAttttaaagatgcatataaaatatgttatatattattaaatgtgGATAGACAAACTGATTTGTACCGTGTCTGTAGGTCTTCTTTCTCTAAAGTCGCTCTACGTAGTTCGTCTTGAACGTTTTGCAAATGTGCGAGGCGATGTTCTAGTTGGGTGACATATGTTTCTCGGTCTGACAATTGTTTGCTCGAGGAGGTGAATGGCCTGAATGAGAAGGAACGTTGTTCTCGGTCAATATATTTTCAATCGCTATAACGAGAGCGTACATAAGATATTATAATTAGAACGTATGTTTCTTTAAACGAATCTGATTATTTCATTGCGCTTCTTTTATGGTCCATATTATCCCATCGAAATACAAATACGGAAGTTATTTGGCATTTGACAAATTACgataacacaaaacattaaacaaaattggTATTTATGATGAAACTATTAAGGCCTTACCGTTTTAAGAACATGATGAAGTCCCatatgggtacgaacaaataaGAGATCATTCTTAGCGGCtctgtaaaaaacaaaacacgggCTTAAAATGTACAGAcagtatattcatattaaaactGTTATTCAATAGCAATACCTGTTCATGGAATGTTTCATTTGAAAATTGAATCAAACGAACACAACTAATTTACATTCGTAATCATTGAAACAAAAGAACAACCTAATAAATGAGATATCGGCGACGGGAAGTGCAAAAGCACTCATGACAACATTAAGACTTATTAAAAAAGATTTAAAGTACAACTTCAATAATATTGCAAAGATAGGAACAATAaaactcgattggtcattgtcggctcgggtactactaacatgtacacggaaactcttaagtatactttcatgtaccccgggaacggtaaatatacttaaacaaacttctcttaaaaaaactgcatcaacatgcttttaaagtataagtttcgataatatagaggcaatttaacagaaaattgacataaatgtgaacataattaattttaaaaatagccgacaacgaccaatttagcattattttttttaaatagttggGCATAACTCTAACTTcgttcattaaaataaataaaataattttaagtatTGCTCTTTCTAtaaatgatattgttgaaaaggaCTCGAGCAGGTTGTCACAGGTTTTTGTCAGAA
Encoded here:
- the LOC127836422 gene encoding uncharacterized protein LOC127836422, with the translated sequence MDQPSYTYHAVDVEEVTLGEKENARMVQSRNICEYFKKPLRMISYLFVPIWDFIMFLKRPFTSSSKQLSDRETYVTQLEHRLAHLQNVQDELRRATLEKEDLQTRLSAVMSSKLRDNNPNIADLSDQFRPTKLAEMFSELYDNQWTTAYSTVNRIMYGAERETIDFLLDMFMITNVFCYAEIEDSWQYLTRWFLVEEDKNDAILTKPLKDRRKRGILKHVNYCPQQIEQIVASIGADDRVSHLLSNDDVKAYLLECARLCLLMAASDPPVFVECPGRPDLGLEERVLDVKQRKSSHGISARQTGRNTNGQKRTSGARIQFNKAIFKEYTTRGAFLEYVVWPVMYVNKGGNMLSRGVAQGTGEKTPPLENGPWIWWK